Below is a window of Pseudochaenichthys georgianus unplaced genomic scaffold, fPseGeo1.2 scaffold_555_arrow_ctg1, whole genome shotgun sequence DNA.
ATGTGAACACTTTGTGCCCTATAAGGCTCCAAGCCCCCCCCATAGTCTGGCAGAGAAACACACCCCCCAACATCCAGACAAGGCCGTGGTGACTGCAGCAATGCCCCCCCCTCAGGCTGGATGGACGGTGCAGGGCATAGAGCCCCCCTTCCTCCCTGTACACAGGGGCCACCCAGACACTACGTACAGACCTGTGGCCTCCCTGCCTCCTCTCACAGACACTTGTGGACTCTCTCACCATGGGGGGGGGAGGAGTCAGGCCAGCCCCCCCATGTTGGCTTGCAAGCAGCCCATGCAgctgcagcagtgcaaatgtgAGCAGCCTCTGTGCTGCGGCTCCTACCATGTGACCTTTGAGGACACGTTTGCAGCGTACTGCCACCCCCAGCCCCTCCCCGCACACCCCCAGCTGCTGCACCGTATGGCAGGCGGAGAGCCACACTGTGACATCCAGCGGGCAGGCTCCCCCCCCTCAGTGACCAACCACCTCATCCTTCCCCGCCTCTTGTCCTCCGTCAGTGAGACAGGTCTGGACAGCAAACACCTGCGCTGCTGCAGCCTGGGCCTCTCCTACAGCCAGCTGCCTGCACCCCCAGCTCCAAGGCGCTTTGGTGGAGAGGAATGCTGCAGCTATGTCAGAACCACAACCCGGGACATGGGGACCATGACGACCCACAGACAGCTGAGGGATGTGGGGGTGCAGACGGCGCCGACTGCGACCCCCCATGTCTTCCCAGAGATTTGTCTGGCGGAGGAGAGCAGGACACAGACTAACACTGACAGTGATGGAGGCAGGAAGGGGGGTGGTGCTGCCAAGTCCCCGGTGAAGGAAGTAAAGTGGGATGCTGAAGGGATGACCTGGGAGGTGTATGGGGCCTCAGTGGACCCAGAGGAGCTGGGCCTGGCCATCCAGAAGCACCTGGAGCTGCAGATCAAGGAGACAGCCAGCCACGCAGCCAAGCTGAGCCGCCAGAACACCAGCACCTCCcagcaggagggggggggctgtcagaggaagaggagcaggacGATGGGCTCCATCCGGGCCCCAGCCTGCTGCACCACAGCTGTGGACtaaccggggggggggggg
It encodes the following:
- the LOC117443218 gene encoding GRIN2-like protein, giving the protein MAETGGPVSELKPGGVAVALSGQPLCDPSRTWAQPAEACRPAAGTACPPPQELHQEHSGSDGFSLRVGGQEKSQCEHFVPYKAPSPPHSLAEKHTPQHPDKAVVTAAMPPPQAGWTVQGIEPPFLPVHRGHPDTTYRPVASLPPLTDTCGLSHHGGGRSQASPPMLACKQPMQLQQCKCEQPLCCGSYHVTFEDTFAAYCHPQPLPAHPQLLHRMAGGEPHCDIQRAGSPPSVTNHLILPRLLSSVSETGLDSKHLRCCSLGLSYSQLPAPPAPRRFGGEECCSYVRTTTRDMGTMTTHRQLRDVGVQTAPTATPHVFPEICLAEESRTQTNTDSDGGRKGGGAAKSPVKEVKWDAEGMTWEVYGASVDPEELGLAIQKHLELQIKETASHAAKLSRQNTSTSQQEGGGCQRKRSRTMGSIRAPACCTTAVD